DNA from Acidobacteriota bacterium:
AGGGCTGGAAGAGAGTGGCTTGAAGGTGGGGGGGAATGCCGGCTCCATCGTCGGTGAGCCGGATGCAGGCCTGGTCCGCCCGTGTGTGGCTGAGAATAGCGAAGGTGCCCCGACCCTTCAGGGCATCCTTGGCATTGACCGCGATATTCAGAAGAGCCCTCCTGAATTTGTCCTTGTCGATGGCAACCGGGGCATCGCAGTCGAGTTTCTGCACAAAACGGGTTTTGTTGTCTCGAAACAGGGCCTGGATCTCAATGCAGCAGTTTCTCAGAACCTGATCGAGGTTACAGGTTTCCACCGACATGCGAGTCTTCCTTACCCTGGAAAAATGCAGTATTTCATCCAGCATTCGTTCCATGCGTTCGATCTCGAAGTGGATGAATGCCAGGCACTCCTCTTTTTTGTCGGACGACAGGTCATGGTCACTCAGAATCGAGCTGAAGCCCTTGATAACGGTAATTGGTGTTCGACAGTCGTGAACGATGGTGTTGACCATGTTGCCGACCGCCGCCAGCTTTTCCGTCTTGATTCTCTCCTCCTGACTCTGCCGGATGCGGTCCATCATGTCGTTGAAGTGGTTGGCCAATCCCTCCAGCTCATCGCCCGTCTTGACTTGAATCCGGTGAGAGAGATCGCCCGCCGAGGCCCTCAAGGCTCCCCCGGCGATGGTCGAAACGGGTTCGGTGATGCGGTTGGCCAGGACACGGGCGCCCAGAATTCCCGCTACAACCGCCGCCAGACCGACCCTTAGAATGACAAACTGAATCTCCCTGACCCTCTGCCTCATGCCATCGGTCAAAAAGCCCAGGCGGACCGTGCCCCAACGTAGCCCGGACTCGGACGAGAGGACCGGAACCGTGAAATCGAAAATCGGAACCTCGGAAGAACCGTCGCCCAAACGATGATTGAGTTGACGGAACAGTGGTTTCTCGGCTTGCAGGGATTGCCGGGCCGCGGCTCCCGTCGGATGGGTATTGATCAAGGAGGCGTCTTCGGAATGGGCAGCCACCTTGCCTTCCTTGTCATAGACAATGGCATAGAGGAGCTGGCCCTCCCGCCGGGCCAGCTGCGCGTTGACCTGGAGCATGCGGTAGTTGTAGGTCTTCAAATGGGTCAAGTTGGCTCCGCTGGCGAAGATCCGGGCGATGGCGATGCCGCGCTGCCGAGTGTGGTCGCGAATCACGTTGCGCATATGGTGACTCAGCAATGAGATCGCCAGCAGAAGGACCGAGGCGACCAGCACAACGGTTGCCAATATCAACTTCATCCGCAGGTTGAGTCGGAGAAGAGCGCGCAACTAGGCCTCCAACAGAGGGAGTCCCGTATGGCGATGGTGGGAAGGAGTTGGGGAGGGCGGAATCTTAACATTGACCATGAGACCGGTCAACGACTCCGAAGCCTCATCGGCCCCCCGCCAGAGGGGCTGTGGGGTCTGTTTGGTTTCCCGGAATTTTGTGATACTTTGGGGCGCTTGTCTGGCCGATGCCTCAGGACCTGAGGCCGAGTGCGCACCGGGAAGCAGGACCACCGGCGACCCGTTTCCGGAAAGCCGTCCCCCTTCCGCGACGACGGGGCGGCTCACAAGGGCCGAAACAGGGGTGTCCCAGACTGGTGTCGACGTCCAATCGTGGTTGGATAATCGATGGGGATTCTGAGTAGTGAAGCCATCATCCTGCGGACCTATCCGCTCAGGGAAACAGACAAGATTGTGGTGGCCTATACTCGAGAATACGGCAAGGTGCGCGGGGTGGCTCGCGGAAGCCGTCGGATCAAGAGCCGATTCTCCGGTCGTCTGGAGCCCTTGTCATGGGTAGAGCTGGTTGCCTTTGAAGGGCGTAATCAGGAGTTGGTATCAATCGACAAGGTGGAGTTGCTCAAGGGTTATGGCTTGGAAATGCAGGATTACCAGGCTTACCTGCGTGCCTCCTATTTGTTGGAACTCCTGATGGAAACGGTTCCCGAACATGAGGCCAACGATTCTCTGTTTCGCCTGCTGCTGCATGTGCTACCGTTGCTGGGGGATAGTCACAAGTCCCGGCTGGCCTCCGTCTACTTCCAGATCTGGCATTTGAAACTGGCAGGATTGCTTCCCAGCCTTTCCGCGTGCAGTGGCTGCGGCGCGGGTTTGGGCTCCGGAACGGGAGCCTACTCCCAGCGGGATACCCCTGGGTTTTTCTGTCGGGAGTGCCGGAAAGGGACAGGACGTCGAGTTGGCGGAAACGTTATGGAGTTGGCCGGTCTGGTGGTGAAGAAGTCTCTGCCGGATCTGGCAGGCGGGCGAGTCGCACTGGAGGCTGTTTCAGCGCTCAATGCGGTCGCAGAGGAGATGGTTCAGGCCGCGTTCGAGCGAAAGTTCGATTCGCTGTCGCTGCTACGGCGGGAATCCGAGAATCGGTAGATCATGTGGTTCCAACAACTGTTCATGGAATTGCAGACGTTCTGGGCAGAGCAGGGGTGTGTCATCCATCTGCCCTATGACGTGGAAAAAGGGGCGGGAACCATGAACCCCGAGACCTTCTTCCGGGTACTCGGCCCCGATCCCTATCGAGTGGCCTATCTGGAGCCCAGCAGGCGTCCTGCAGACGGCAGATATGGGGAGAATCCCAACCGGGTCCAAAAGCACCACCAGCTTCAAGTCGTTCTGAAGCCCAGCCCGCCCGAGGTGCAGTCCCTCTATCTGCAGAGTCTGGAAAAGATAGGCATTGACCTGCGTGGTCACGATATTCGATTTGAAGAGGACAATTGGGAATCGCCCACGCTGGGGGCCTGGGGAGCCGGCTGGCAGGTTCTGCTGGATGGGCTGGAGATTACCCAGTTTACCTATTTCCAGCAGGCCGGGGGACTGGAGCTGAACCCGGTTTCGGTGGAACTCACCTATGGGTTGGAACGGATTGCCATGTTCCTGAGCCACATATCGGACGTGTTCGACCTAAAGTGGAATGCCAGTGTGGGATATCGAGACCTCAGGCACGCGGACGAAGTCCAGTTTTCCCGATACAATTTCGAATCTGCCGATATCGACCTGCACTTCGGCTGGTTCAATGATTACGAAAAGGAGGCGGATCGTCTCATCAAAGAGGGATTGATCCTGCCGGCATACGATTACTGTCTCAAATGCTCCCACACCTTCAATATCCTGGATGCCAGGGGCGCCATCAGCGTCTCCGAACGCACCCAGATGATTCAGCGTGTGCGCACCCTCGCCTGCCGCATCGCGCGACAATATCTGAACGGCGAAGACCATCCGTAGAAATCCGGAACCAGATAGGGATCCAGAAGACTGCCTGAATCTGAAGTTTCTAATTAGACATTCCGCTTTAAACCCATGGTATCAGAGTTCTTATTGGAGATTGGCTGTGAAGAGATACCGGCGCGATTCCTGCCGGGGGCCTCGCAGCAATTGAAACGGAATATTCAACAGGCTCTCTCCGATCATTCTCTGGGCTTTGACGAAATCGAAGCCTATTCGACGCCGCGTCGCTTGATTGTGCACGCCCGTGGCGTGGCTACCACCCAGCCGGCCCGGAGCGAGGAAATCACCGGCCCACCCTGGGCCATCGCCTTTGACCGGGACGGCCACCCCACGGCCGCCGCCCTGGGGTTTGCCCGCAAGCACCAGGTCGGGGTGGAGGCTCTTTCTCGGGTCAAGACCCCAAAGGGCAGTTATCTCGCCTACCGGAAGCAGGTCCCCGGTCGCGGGGCCGACGGCATATTGGCGGAGGAGGTTCCCAACGCCATCAAGGGACTGGAGTTGCCCAAGAGCATGAGATGGGAATCGAGCCAGTTTCTGTTTCTGCGGCCGATTCGCTGGATTCTCTGCCTCTTTGACGGACGGGTTGTGCCCGTTCAACTGGCCTCGGTCCGGGCTGGCGACCGTACCTACGGGCACCGGATTCTGGCCGGCAACCGTCCAGCGGTGGTGACCGATTTCGCGGATTACCGGCAGAGACTTCAAGATTCGGATGTCGAAATCGATTCGATGAAACGGTTGAGCAGGATCGAGGCAGATCTGGAGGCAGCGGCGCTTGGGCAGGGCGGTCGTCTGGTCGAGGACCGAAGACTGCTGCAGACCGTGTCCCACCTCAGCGAGCATCCCAGCGTGGTGTGCGGGGACTTTGACCCCTCGTTCCTGAAGCTCCCGGCAGAGGTGCTGATCACGGTGATGAGAGAGCACCAGAAATACTTTTCGCTCCAGGACCCCGGGGGGAAACTGCTCCCCAAATTCCTGGCGGTGGTGGATTCGGACGGGGCTTTTTCCCGACAGATTCAAGCTGGGCATGAGCGCGTGCTCAGCGCTCGCCTGTCGGACGCTGCCTTTTTTTGGGAGTCTGACCTCAAGGTATCGCTGCAGGACCGCATCGGTCTGCTGAAGAAGATCACCTATCAGAGAAATCTTGGCACTCTATTTCATAAGACTCGAAGGATAAGAGCCTTGTCGAAGGTTATGGTCAAGAGTATCCGACACCCTGAACTCCTTGCTCCGGTGGAGCAGGCCGCCGAGTTGTGCAAGACCGATCTGACCACCGAGATGGTCCGGGAATTCAGCAATCTGCAGGGAGTCGTAGGGGGGCTCTACGGCCGTGTCCAGGGTATGGAGCCGGCAGCGTCGGAGGCCATATACGATCACTACCTGCCGGTTGCTTCGGAGGACGGTGTGCCGCGCGGCCTTGCCGGAGCGATTGTCGCCATGGCCGATAAACTGGATACACTGGCGGGAGCTTTCTGCCTGGGCCTGGTGCCCACCGGATCGCGGGACCCGCTGGGGTTGCGCCGCCAGGCCATGGGGTTGATCCGTATCCTGCTGGAGAAAGAACTGGACCTTTCCTGCGAACGAATGCTGGGCAAGGCCTATGAGGGAGTTCGCAGGTTCGCCGATCGATCGTTGGAGGATACGTCCCTGATTTTTCGGAACTTCCTGAAGGACCGGATGCGTTTCCTCTTCCGGGAGCAGGGGTTTCGCTATGATGAGATCAATGCGGTGCTGGAAGTGTGTTGGGATAATCCGGTGGAAAGCCGGAAGCGCTTGGGCGCCATCGCCGGCATGCGGGAGAGTTCCGATTTCCGGTCGCTGGCAACCAGTTTCAAGCGCATCAAGAACATTCTGTTGAAAGCCGAAGTGGATCCTCGAGCAGCCTGCGCCATCGATTCGGCGCTGTTTACAACGCCGGAGGAGGGTCTGCTCCACGCCCAGGTCGTTTCGCTTGACCGCGGTATTTCCAAGGCTGTTGGCGCCGGACGGCACGAGGCAGCTCTGGGAATGATGGCCTCGCTGAGGCCCGCGGTGGACTCCTTCTTTGACCGGGTGCTGGTGATGGATGAGGATCCGCGGGTGCGGAGGAATCGTCTCGCCCTGCTGGCATTTCTCCTTCAGACGTTTCTGAGGGTGGCTGATGTTTCCGAGATGGTGACGACCTGACGGGCCGATGTCGGCGCGTCGACATGACATGTTTCGAGAGGGAACAGGACTGGCCCGCATTTCTCACCAGGGGGCATGATCATGGCGCAGGATTTTTTCCTTCAGCGCGTGCTCGCGACCGAAGAGCGTAGCGGTCACTACGGTCGAGGGAGCATGTGCGCGCTGAAGGGAAAAAGACCAGCCAGGGCGTGCCCAGCGCCGTCTGTTACCCGCAAGCCCCTTACATTGAGCCAATCAAGGTGCTGATAGATAAACTACCTTTCGTCATGCCACCAGCGGCCTGGTGAGAAATGCGGGCTGGAGTCCTGGCGAGTTGAATCGGAGAGTGACAATGGCTGAAAAGTCGGTTTACTTTTTTGGCGACGGCATGGCCGATGGGCGGGCCGACATGAAGGACCTGCTGGGCGGCAAGGGAGCCAATCTGGCGGAGATGACCAACCTGGGTTTGCCGGTTCCCCCCGGCTTCACCATTTCCACCGATGTCTGCTCCTATTATTACAGGGAAAAGGAGCAATATCCCGTCGGTCTGTCTGAACGGGTTTCCCGGGCGCTCCACAAAATGGAGGCGCTTATGGAAATGCGGTTCGGCGATGCCCAAAATCCCCTGCTGGTTTCGGTGCGCTCGGGGGCCCGGGCCTCGATGCCCGGCATGATGGACACGGTGCTGAACCTGGGATTGAACGACAGCACGGTGGAGGGACTGGCCCTGCGCACAGGCAATGCGAGGTTTGCCTGGGATTCCTATCGCCGATTCGTGCAAATGTACGGAAGCGTCGTACTTGGGATGAAGCCGACCCGAAAGGATGAGGTCGATCCCTTCGAACGCATGATCGAGGCGAAGAAGGAAGCGCGCGGACTGGTCCTGGATACGGAATTCACCACGACCGATCTCCAGGATCTGGTGAGTCTTTTCAAGCGCGAGATCAGACAACGGGTGGGAGTGGACTTTCCCGACGATCCCCTTCAGCAGCTTTGGGGAGCCATCGGAGCCGTTTTCGGTTCCTGGATGAATCCTCGTGCTGAAGAGTATCGAAGGCTCAACGGAATTCCTTCCAGTTGGGGAACGGCCGTAAACGTGCAGGCCATGGTGTTCGGGAACATGGGATCCGACTCCGGCTCCGGGGTGGCCTTCACCAGGGACGCCGCAACCGGTGAAAACGTGCTCTACGGGGAGTATCTTGGAAACGCTCAGGGGGAAGACGTGGTGTCGGGAGCCCGAACCCCCGCCTCCATTGGCGAATTGGCTCGCGAGAGGCCGGAGCTGTACGGGCAGTTGGATCGAGCGCGCAGGATCCTGGAGAAGCACTACCGGGACATGCTGGATATCGAGTTTACCATTCAGCAGGGAACGTTCTACCTGTTGCAGTGTCGGGTTGGGAAACGGACGGCATTCGCCGCCATCAGGATTGCCGTCGACATGGTGGATGAAGGGCTGATCACTCCTGATGAGGCGCTCTTGCGGGTGGAGCCGGATCAACTGAACCAGCTCCTGCGGCCGGTGTTCGATCCGGCGGAGAAAGCGGCAGCCATCGAGCAGGGCCGCTTCCTGGCCAAGGGCCTCAACGCCGGCCCCGGCGCAGCCGTCGGCCGAGTCGTCTTCAACGCGCCGGATGCCGAAGAGTGGAAGAGTCGTGGGGAACGGGTCATTCTGACCCGCATCGAGACCTCGCCTGAGGATATCAAGGGAATGAACGCGGCCGAGGGGATCCTGACGGCTCGGGGAGGCACGACCTCCCATGCCGCTCTGGTTGCCAGGCAAATGGGCAAGGTGTGCATTGCCGGCTGCAGCGCCCTGGCCATCGACTACTCTCAACGCCAGATGCGAGTCAATGGACGTGTTATCCGCGAAGGTGACTTCCTGTCGCTGGATGGAACCACCGGCGAGGTGATCCAGGGGCCCATTGCGGCGCGTGACTCGGAGGTCATACAAGTTCTCCTGCACCAGCTACCTGAAAGGAAGGAGGCGCGGGTTTACCGGCAATATCGGAAACTGATGGAATGGGCGGACCGGGTTCGTACCCTTGAAATCCGAGCCAACGCGGACCAGGCGGACCAGGCGGCGGCTTCCATCGCGTTCGGGGCAGAAGGGATCGGTTTGTGCCGAACCGAGCACATGTTCTTCGGCGAGGGAGAGATCGGCCCGATGCGGGAAATGATTCTGGCTTCGACCCCGGAAATGCGGGAGCGCGCCTTGTCCAGGCTATTGCCCCTCCAACGGGAGGATTTCGAGCACATTTTCGAAGTGATGGAGGGCAGGCCGGTCACCATCCGAACCCTTGATCCGCCTCTGCACGAGTTTCTTCCTCACGAGGCGTCGGCCCAAAGGGAATTGGCTTCGGACATGGGTGTTTCCTTTGAGGCGGTCAAGGCGAAAGTGGATTCATTTCACGAGTTCAATCCCATGATTGGATTTCGCGGCTGCCGCCTGGGGATCGTCTATCCCGAAATCACCCGGATGCAGGCGCAGGCGATTTTCGAGGCGGCCGCAAATGTAATCAGTCGAGGGAAGAAAGCCGTGCCGGAGATCATGATTCCGCTGGTCGGCAACGTCAAGGAACTGGAAGATCAGGCCGGCATCGTGCGTCAAGTGGCCCGGCAGGTGATGGATTCCCGGAAACTGGAGATCGAGTATCAGGTGGGCACCATGATCGAAGTTCCCAGGGGAGCTCTCACCGCGGACGAAATTGCGCGTTCGGCGGACTTCTTCAGCTTCGGAACCAATGACTTGACTCAAACCACCCTGGCTTTGAGCCGCGATGATGCCGACCGGTTCCTGGTGCCCTACCTGCAGCGTGACATTTATCCCAGGGATCCATTCCAGTCCCTCGATGTTGCCGGGGTTGGAGAGTTGATGAAGATTGCCGTGGCGAAGGGCAGGGCCACCCGAGCTGAAATCAAGATCGGGATCTGCGGCGAACATGGAGGCGATCCCTCCACCATCGAGTTCTGCCATCAACTGGAGCAGGACTATGTCAGCTGCTCCCCGTTTCG
Protein-coding regions in this window:
- the ppdK gene encoding pyruvate, phosphate dikinase, coding for MAEKSVYFFGDGMADGRADMKDLLGGKGANLAEMTNLGLPVPPGFTISTDVCSYYYREKEQYPVGLSERVSRALHKMEALMEMRFGDAQNPLLVSVRSGARASMPGMMDTVLNLGLNDSTVEGLALRTGNARFAWDSYRRFVQMYGSVVLGMKPTRKDEVDPFERMIEAKKEARGLVLDTEFTTTDLQDLVSLFKREIRQRVGVDFPDDPLQQLWGAIGAVFGSWMNPRAEEYRRLNGIPSSWGTAVNVQAMVFGNMGSDSGSGVAFTRDAATGENVLYGEYLGNAQGEDVVSGARTPASIGELARERPELYGQLDRARRILEKHYRDMLDIEFTIQQGTFYLLQCRVGKRTAFAAIRIAVDMVDEGLITPDEALLRVEPDQLNQLLRPVFDPAEKAAAIEQGRFLAKGLNAGPGAAVGRVVFNAPDAEEWKSRGERVILTRIETSPEDIKGMNAAEGILTARGGTTSHAALVARQMGKVCIAGCSALAIDYSQRQMRVNGRVIREGDFLSLDGTTGEVIQGPIAARDSEVIQVLLHQLPERKEARVYRQYRKLMEWADRVRTLEIRANADQADQAAASIAFGAEGIGLCRTEHMFFGEGEIGPMREMILASTPEMRERALSRLLPLQREDFEHIFEVMEGRPVTIRTLDPPLHEFLPHEASAQRELASDMGVSFEAVKAKVDSFHEFNPMIGFRGCRLGIVYPEITRMQAQAIFEAAANVISRGKKAVPEIMIPLVGNVKELEDQAGIVRQVARQVMDSRKLEIEYQVGTMIEVPRGALTADEIARSADFFSFGTNDLTQTTLALSRDDADRFLVPYLQRDIYPRDPFQSLDVAGVGELMKIAVAKGRATRAEIKIGICGEHGGDPSTIEFCHQLEQDYVSCSPFRVPIARLAAAQAAIRLSHPSEETSEEARAAARG
- a CDS encoding ATP-binding protein, with amino-acid sequence MRALLRLNLRMKLILATVVLVASVLLLAISLLSHHMRNVIRDHTRQRGIAIARIFASGANLTHLKTYNYRMLQVNAQLARREGQLLYAIVYDKEGKVAAHSEDASLINTHPTGAAARQSLQAEKPLFRQLNHRLGDGSSEVPIFDFTVPVLSSESGLRWGTVRLGFLTDGMRQRVREIQFVILRVGLAAVVAGILGARVLANRITEPVSTIAGGALRASAGDLSHRIQVKTGDELEGLANHFNDMMDRIRQSQEERIKTEKLAAVGNMVNTIVHDCRTPITVIKGFSSILSDHDLSSDKKEECLAFIHFEIERMERMLDEILHFSRVRKTRMSVETCNLDQVLRNCCIEIQALFRDNKTRFVQKLDCDAPVAIDKDKFRRALLNIAVNAKDALKGRGTFAILSHTRADQACIRLTDDGAGIPPHLQATLFQPFFTQGKHTGFGLGMSITRKIIEDHAGSIGVESQVGRGTSFLVSIPLAGTAVQENKKRTTNGHE
- a CDS encoding glycine--tRNA ligase subunit alpha, with protein sequence MWFQQLFMELQTFWAEQGCVIHLPYDVEKGAGTMNPETFFRVLGPDPYRVAYLEPSRRPADGRYGENPNRVQKHHQLQVVLKPSPPEVQSLYLQSLEKIGIDLRGHDIRFEEDNWESPTLGAWGAGWQVLLDGLEITQFTYFQQAGGLELNPVSVELTYGLERIAMFLSHISDVFDLKWNASVGYRDLRHADEVQFSRYNFESADIDLHFGWFNDYEKEADRLIKEGLILPAYDYCLKCSHTFNILDARGAISVSERTQMIQRVRTLACRIARQYLNGEDHP
- the recO gene encoding DNA repair protein RecO, translated to MGILSSEAIILRTYPLRETDKIVVAYTREYGKVRGVARGSRRIKSRFSGRLEPLSWVELVAFEGRNQELVSIDKVELLKGYGLEMQDYQAYLRASYLLELLMETVPEHEANDSLFRLLLHVLPLLGDSHKSRLASVYFQIWHLKLAGLLPSLSACSGCGAGLGSGTGAYSQRDTPGFFCRECRKGTGRRVGGNVMELAGLVVKKSLPDLAGGRVALEAVSALNAVAEEMVQAAFERKFDSLSLLRRESENR
- the glyS gene encoding glycine--tRNA ligase subunit beta yields the protein MVSEFLLEIGCEEIPARFLPGASQQLKRNIQQALSDHSLGFDEIEAYSTPRRLIVHARGVATTQPARSEEITGPPWAIAFDRDGHPTAAALGFARKHQVGVEALSRVKTPKGSYLAYRKQVPGRGADGILAEEVPNAIKGLELPKSMRWESSQFLFLRPIRWILCLFDGRVVPVQLASVRAGDRTYGHRILAGNRPAVVTDFADYRQRLQDSDVEIDSMKRLSRIEADLEAAALGQGGRLVEDRRLLQTVSHLSEHPSVVCGDFDPSFLKLPAEVLITVMREHQKYFSLQDPGGKLLPKFLAVVDSDGAFSRQIQAGHERVLSARLSDAAFFWESDLKVSLQDRIGLLKKITYQRNLGTLFHKTRRIRALSKVMVKSIRHPELLAPVEQAAELCKTDLTTEMVREFSNLQGVVGGLYGRVQGMEPAASEAIYDHYLPVASEDGVPRGLAGAIVAMADKLDTLAGAFCLGLVPTGSRDPLGLRRQAMGLIRILLEKELDLSCERMLGKAYEGVRRFADRSLEDTSLIFRNFLKDRMRFLFREQGFRYDEINAVLEVCWDNPVESRKRLGAIAGMRESSDFRSLATSFKRIKNILLKAEVDPRAACAIDSALFTTPEEGLLHAQVVSLDRGISKAVGAGRHEAALGMMASLRPAVDSFFDRVLVMDEDPRVRRNRLALLAFLLQTFLRVADVSEMVTT